The Bacteroidota bacterium sequence TTCCTAATATAGAGCTCAGTAAACCAACATCCCCCAAATAAATTTTAAAAATCCCCGATTCCGAAAATACTGAAAGCGGATAACGTCCCTGATGAATTCTCACACATTTAATGACTATCCCCGAAGCACACAACCAATCTATAGCTGTTTCGTACTGATGACTTCTTGCACCGGATTTTATATATTTATATTGAAATTTCTTATTCTCTTTGGCTAGTTGAGCCGGAACGGAATGAAAGACAGACATGATTTTAACGGTATCTACAGGCAGTGTATATTTTGCCATGTCAGCTATATAGGCATCCACAATATTCCGCTGAACAGTAGCCACTTCATCAAAACTATGGGTTTGCAAATAAGTATTTATTACATTAGGCATTCCACCCAGACACAAATACAATCTAAATTGCTCCATGAAATGTTCGTGCAACGAACAACTTACATTACTATTGTAACAAGCTCTGATTATATCAGCAGCATCTTTACTTGCTGTTGCCCAAAGAAACTCTTCAAAATCCAATGGGTAAAGCATTTTAACCACCACTTTACCGACAGGAAATGAATATTGCACACGATGCAAAGCCACCCCCAGCAAACTACCGGCTGCAATAATATGATAATCCGGACTATCCTCACTAAAATATTTCAGCGAGGTCAAAGCCCGTTCGCATGCCTGAATTTCGTCAAAAAAAAGTAAAGTTGTATGTTCCTGAATAGCAGCACCCATTAAAACCGATAATTCAGCAACAATTCTCTTGGGTGACAAATCTTTAGCAAAAATAGCTTGCAGTTGAGCATTAGCTTCGAAATTCAAATAAACGAGATGGGCATAATGCTCTTTTGCAAATTTCTTAACCACAAATGTCTTTCCTACCTGCCTTGCCCCGTGCAATAACAAAGGCATCCTTGTAGTAGAATTTTTCCATGCTAACAATTCCGCTTCTATCTTACGTTCCATAAAATGTATATAATATTACATTTTGGGTTCTTTAAAGTGTAAATATAATACATTTTTCGGAACGAACAACAAGTATAGTTCTTGATAGTTAGTGAATGATGAGTGGGGCCGTTGATCATGATAAATGGTTAGATATTGTTTTAGGGAAAGTCATTACCACTAATGGCACGGAGAAGACAAGTGGTTTGAGATTGTTTGAAGTTGTTTGATATGGTTCAAGAGGGTTCAATATAGTTCAAGGGTTCAATTGGTTCAAAGTTTCTTTGTGAACCTTGTGTAATCCTTGTGTTCCTTGTGGTTAGATATTGTTTGAGGTGGTTCGAGATAGTTCGAAGTTTCTTGTGTTCTGAGATGAATTTTATTTTAAGCCGCGCAGCGGTGAACTATTTGTAGAAAATTCAGTAAAATCAAGTAAAC is a genomic window containing:
- a CDS encoding ATP-binding protein, with the translated sequence MERKIEAELLAWKNSTTRMPLLLHGARQVGKTFVVKKFAKEHYAHLVYLNFEANAQLQAIFAKDLSPKRIVAELSVLMGAAIQEHTTLLFFDEIQACERALTSLKYFSEDSPDYHIIAAGSLLGVALHRVQYSFPVGKVVVKMLYPLDFEEFLWATASKDAADIIRACYNSNVSCSLHEHFMEQFRLYLCLGGMPNVINTYLQTHSFDEVATVQRNIVDAYIADMAKYTLPVDTVKIMSVFHSVPAQLAKENKKFQYKYIKSGARSHQYETAIDWLCASGIVIKCVRIHQGRYPLSVFSESGIFKIYLGDVGLLSSILGIAAQVILSDSKQMNYFKGALIENYVASALVSCGFECYYWESEGKAEVDFVIQTNGGECIPIEVKSSENVRSKSLNQYVLKYNPAYSIRISAKNFGFENGIKAIPHYACFCIR